A single window of Rhodococcus jostii RHA1 DNA harbors:
- a CDS encoding D-alanyl-D-alanine carboxypeptidase family protein: MCTAVVSGTLLAGLSVSAAGAIPPAAPSSPTSTPFATPNTDNCPNRSAPAPAIDLSEVPQPGDPAPSAVSVPDEPVGGPKLAECGVILPDDAPALPADIAASGWVVADIDTGDVLAAKDPHGRYRPASTIKMLLALVALSELDLDKTVTATAEDAAVEGSAVGIGKNGQYTNRQLMQGLVMASGNDAAHLLARQLGGDAATVDKMNHLADTLGAHDTRTATPSGLDGPGMSSSPFDLALIFHTAMKNPTFAELISTETVQFPGFPKDPAIPDDQDRPPFALANDNQLLYNYDGALGGKTGFTDDARHTYVGGADHDGRRLMVTLMGAEAQPIRPWEQAARLLDYGFALDRDAQVGSLEDLYPTESDSAAVLAAPPQQDSAAATSSVVASGSDHPHNTLALRAGVGIVGTAVVLMLVLGARRLSRRR, encoded by the coding sequence GTGTGTACCGCGGTCGTGTCCGGAACCCTGCTGGCCGGACTCTCGGTGAGTGCTGCCGGGGCGATTCCGCCTGCAGCGCCCTCCTCCCCCACCTCCACACCGTTCGCCACCCCGAACACCGACAACTGCCCCAACAGGTCGGCCCCCGCGCCTGCGATCGACCTGTCCGAGGTACCCCAGCCGGGTGATCCGGCACCCAGCGCCGTGTCCGTGCCCGACGAGCCGGTGGGCGGGCCGAAGCTGGCCGAGTGCGGGGTGATCCTTCCCGACGACGCGCCCGCGCTACCCGCCGACATCGCGGCGTCCGGCTGGGTGGTCGCGGACATCGACACCGGCGACGTGCTCGCGGCGAAAGACCCGCACGGCCGCTACCGGCCGGCGAGCACGATCAAGATGCTGCTGGCTCTCGTCGCGCTGAGCGAACTGGATCTCGACAAGACCGTGACCGCCACCGCCGAGGACGCCGCGGTGGAGGGCAGCGCCGTCGGGATCGGCAAGAACGGTCAGTACACGAACCGGCAGCTGATGCAGGGCCTGGTGATGGCGTCGGGGAACGACGCCGCCCACCTCCTCGCCCGGCAACTCGGCGGCGACGCCGCCACGGTCGACAAGATGAACCACCTCGCCGACACCCTCGGCGCGCACGACACGAGGACCGCGACCCCGTCGGGGCTCGACGGCCCCGGAATGAGCAGCTCACCGTTCGACCTCGCACTCATCTTCCATACCGCGATGAAGAACCCGACGTTCGCGGAGCTGATCTCCACCGAGACGGTGCAGTTCCCGGGTTTCCCGAAGGATCCGGCGATCCCGGACGATCAGGACCGGCCCCCGTTCGCACTGGCCAACGACAATCAGCTGCTCTACAACTACGACGGCGCACTGGGCGGCAAGACCGGGTTCACCGACGACGCCCGCCACACGTATGTCGGCGGCGCCGATCACGACGGTCGCCGCCTGATGGTGACGTTGATGGGCGCCGAAGCCCAGCCGATCCGGCCGTGGGAGCAGGCGGCACGACTGCTGGATTACGGTTTCGCCCTCGACCGCGACGCCCAGGTGGGATCACTCGAAGACCTGTATCCGACCGAATCCGATTCCGCCGCGGTGCTTGCCGCACCGCCGCAACAGGATTCGGCCGCCGCGACGAGTTCCGTCGTCGCGTCGGGTTCCGACCACCCCCACAACACACTCGCCCTGCGGGCGGGTGTGGGGATCGTGGGGACGGCCGTCGTGCTCATGCTCGTGCTCGGCGCGCGTCGGCTGTCCCGCAGGCGCTGA
- a CDS encoding malate dehydrogenase translates to MAQSPPPAVVTVTGAAGSIGYASLFRIAAGEMLGPDTPIRLRLLEIPSAVSAAEGTAMELDDSAFPLLRDIEVHDDPKRGFDGTDVALLIGSRPRSKGMERGDLLAANGQIFTVQGRALNQVAADGVRVLVVGNPANTNALVAANNAPDIPAERFTALTRLDHNRAIAQLARHSGAAVKDIRRVAIWGNHSSTQYPDIFHARVGDRSGAEFAADREWLTGDFIPTVANRGSAIIEARGASSAASAANAAIDHVHDWVLGTPDDDWTSVALPSTGAYGVPEGLVSSFPVRSVDGSWQIVDGLEIDDFSRKLIDASVGELESERDAVRGMGFI, encoded by the coding sequence ATGGCGCAGTCGCCCCCTCCCGCAGTGGTCACGGTCACCGGAGCGGCAGGCAGCATCGGCTACGCGTCGCTGTTCCGGATCGCCGCCGGCGAGATGCTCGGACCCGACACCCCGATCCGGCTGCGTCTCTTGGAGATTCCGTCCGCCGTGTCCGCCGCCGAGGGCACCGCGATGGAGCTCGACGACAGCGCCTTCCCGCTGCTCCGCGACATCGAGGTCCACGACGACCCGAAGCGGGGTTTCGACGGCACCGACGTCGCCCTTCTCATCGGATCACGTCCCCGGTCCAAGGGCATGGAGCGTGGCGACCTCCTGGCCGCGAACGGGCAGATCTTCACCGTGCAGGGTCGCGCGCTCAACCAGGTTGCCGCGGACGGAGTCCGGGTGCTGGTCGTGGGCAACCCGGCCAATACCAACGCCCTGGTCGCCGCGAACAACGCCCCCGACATCCCGGCGGAACGGTTCACGGCGCTGACCCGGCTCGACCACAACCGCGCGATCGCCCAGCTGGCACGGCACTCCGGCGCCGCGGTGAAGGACATCCGCCGCGTCGCGATCTGGGGCAACCACTCGAGCACCCAGTACCCCGACATCTTCCATGCGCGGGTCGGTGACCGGTCCGGTGCCGAGTTCGCCGCCGACCGCGAATGGCTCACCGGCGACTTCATTCCCACGGTCGCGAACCGTGGCAGCGCGATCATCGAAGCTCGCGGCGCATCCTCCGCGGCCTCCGCCGCCAACGCCGCGATCGACCACGTCCACGACTGGGTGCTCGGCACCCCCGACGACGACTGGACGTCGGTGGCGCTGCCCTCCACCGGCGCCTACGGCGTGCCGGAGGGACTGGTGAGCTCGTTCCCGGTTCGCTCGGTCGACGGGTCCTGGCAGATCGTGGACGGGCTCGAGATCGACGACTTCTCGCGGAAGCTGATCGACGCGTCGGTCGGAGAACTCGAATCCGAACGCGACGCCGTCCGGGGCATGGGATTCATCTGA
- a CDS encoding succinate dehydrogenase iron-sulfur subunit, whose protein sequence is MSAPAVDKSENKSDLPPVPEGAVMVTLKIARMNPESGEGQHWDSFQVPALPTDRMLNLLLYVKGYLDGTLTFRRSCAHGVCGSDAMRINGVNRLACKLLMKDMLPKDGKPVTITVEPIKGLPVEKDLVVDMEPFFDAFRAVKPFLITTGNEPTRERIQSQHDRARFDDTTKCILCACCTTSCPVYWSDGSYFGPAAIVNAHRFIFDSRDEGASERLDILNDKDGVWRCRTTFNCTDACPRGIQVTKAIQEVKRALLFAR, encoded by the coding sequence ATGAGCGCACCTGCAGTCGACAAGAGCGAGAACAAGTCGGATCTCCCTCCCGTGCCCGAGGGCGCCGTCATGGTCACCCTCAAGATCGCTCGGATGAACCCGGAGTCCGGCGAGGGCCAGCACTGGGACAGCTTCCAGGTTCCGGCTCTGCCGACGGACCGCATGCTGAACCTGCTCCTGTACGTGAAGGGCTACCTCGACGGCACCCTGACGTTCCGTCGCAGTTGCGCCCACGGCGTGTGTGGTTCGGACGCGATGCGGATCAACGGCGTCAACCGTCTGGCCTGCAAGCTCCTCATGAAGGACATGCTGCCCAAGGACGGCAAGCCGGTCACGATCACCGTCGAGCCCATCAAGGGCCTGCCGGTGGAGAAGGACCTAGTCGTCGACATGGAGCCCTTCTTCGACGCGTTCCGCGCCGTGAAGCCGTTCCTCATCACCACCGGCAACGAGCCCACCCGTGAGCGCATCCAGTCGCAGCACGACCGGGCACGTTTCGACGACACCACCAAGTGCATCCTGTGTGCCTGCTGCACCACGTCGTGCCCGGTGTACTGGAGCGACGGCAGCTACTTCGGTCCCGCTGCCATCGTCAACGCTCACCGGTTCATCTTCGACAGCCGTGACGAGGGTGCGTCGGAGCGTCTCGACATCCTCAACGACAAGGACGGCGTCTGGCGTTGCCGGACCACGTTCAACTGCACCGACGCGTGCCCGCGTGGCATCCAGGTGACGAAGGCGATCCAGGAAGTCAAGCGCGCGCTGCTCTTCGCACGCTGA